One Phaseolus vulgaris cultivar G19833 chromosome 4, P. vulgaris v2.0, whole genome shotgun sequence DNA window includes the following coding sequences:
- the LOC137838892 gene encoding TMV resistance protein N-like, with product MRCERIPDMFNLPNLEKLSFKGCESLIAVHDSIDFMTKLKILYVKGCNKLMSFLPLNLPILKSLELSYCSNLEKFPEILEKMENIRVLQLKELPIKELLSVAFQNLIRFEDLSLSCEMVDLPSNIVTMSELLYIAVTNCKE from the exons ATGAGATGTGAAAGG ATACCTGATATGTTTAATCTTCCAAATTTGGAGAAACTTTCATTCAAAGGGTGTGAGAGTTTAATTGCAGTTCACGACTCAATTGATTTTATGACTAAACTGAAAATATTATATGTGAAAGGTTGCAACAAGCTTATGAGTTTTTTGCCTCTGAACTTGCCCATTCTTAAAAGTCTAGAACTTTCATATTGTTCGAATCTAGAGAAATTTCCAGAAATACTTGAAAAGATGGAAAACATAAGGGTACTTCAATTGAAGGAGCTTCCCATAAAAGAATTGTTGTCAGTTGCGTTTCAAAACCTTATTCGATTCGAAGACTTAAGCTTGTCATGTGAAATGGTTGACTTACCAAGTAACATTGTCACGATGTCTGAGTTGTTGTATATTGCTGTTACTAATTGTAAGGAGTGA
- the LOC137837848 gene encoding disease resistance protein Roq1-like, with product MAVTSPSQAIYDVFLNFRGPDTRQGFTGYLHKALRDSGIHVFIDDEGIQSGQIITPTLKEAIENSRIAITVHSTNYASSSFCLDELATILDCSKRTGLLVLPVFYKVSPCHVRHQHGSYGEALLRLEKRLLEERLHHNMENWKMALTEVADCSGFHFEDGKEYEHKLIEKIVERVFNLLSNGEERLHVADYPVGLGSQVLEIRKLLDVGCDDGVRMIGIHGMGGVGKSTLARAVYNLISDQFDGSCFLQNVREESNKHGLKHLQSIILSQLLGRKETNLASEQQGISIIKNRFNRKKVLLILDDVDQHKQLQGTVGSPDWFGPGSRVIITTRDKQLLAFHEVKRTHEVKELNKKDALKLLKLKAFKTEEVDPSYMEVLNQVVTYASGLPLALEVIGSNLFGKSVREWESAIRQYKRIPNNQILEILRVSFDALGEEEKSVFLDIACCFKGYKLSEVEEKLRALYDNCMKYHIGVLVENSLIKITHDDRVTFHDLIEDIGKKIDRQQSPPEPGKRRRLWLQEDIIQVLKHNSGTSEIKIICLDFPISDNQEVVEWDENAFMVMKSLKILIVRNGNFSPYPNYLPESLSVLEWRA from the exons ATGGCTGTAACATCACCTTCCCAAGCAATCTACGATGTGTTCCTCAATTTCAGAGGCCCAGACACACGTCAAGGTTTTACTGGGTATCTCCACAAAGCACTTCGTGACAGTGGAATCCACGTTTTCATTGATGATGAGGGCATTCAGAGTGGACAGATAATAACACCAACACTTAAGGAGGCAATTGAAAACTCCAGGATTGCCATCACTGTGCACTCTACAAACTAtgcttcttcttccttctgTTTGGATGAACTTGCAACCATTCTTGACTGCTCCAAAAGGACTGGACTGTTGGTCTTGCCTGTCTTTTACAAGGTCTCTCCTTGTCATGTCAGACACCAGCATGGAAGTTATGGAGAAGCATTGCTTAGACTTGAGAAAAGGCTTCTTGAGGAAAGGCTCCACCATAACATGGAGAATTGGAAGATGGCTCTGACAGAAGTAGCTGACTGTTCTGGCTTTCATTTCGAAGATGG AAAAGAATATGAGCACAAGCTCATTGAGAAGATTGTTGAGCGTGTCTTCAACTTGCTTAGCAATGGCGAAGAAAGATTGCATGTTGCGGATTACCCAGTAGGACTAGGGTCACAGGTGCTAGAAATAAGGAAGCTTTTGGATGTTGGATGTGATGATGGTGTCCGCATGATAGGGATCCATGGAATGGGCGGTGTAGGGAAATCAACACTTGCTCGCGCAGTTTATAATTTGATTAGTGATCAATTTGATGGTTCGTGCTTTCTTCAAAATGTAAGGGAAGAATCAAACAAACATGGGTTAAAACACCTTCAAAGCATCATTCTTTCACAGTTACTTGGAAGGAAGGAAACCAACTTAGCAAGTGAGCAACAAggaatttcaataataaaaaacagGTTCAATCGAAAGAAAGTTCTCTTAATTCTTGATGATGTAGACCAGCACAAGCAGCTGCAGGGAACTGTTGGAAGTCCTGATTGGTTTGGTCCCGGCAGCAGAGTGATCATCACCACTCGCGACAAACAACTTCTAGCATTTCATGAGGTTAAAAGAACACATGAGGTGAAGGAATTGAATAAGAAAGATGCTCTTAAGTTGCTTAAGTTGAAAGCTTTTAAAACTGAGGAAGTTGATCCAAGTTACATGGAGGTATTGAATCAGGTAGTAACTTATGCTTCTGGTCTTCCATTGGCTTTGGAAGTAATAGGCTCCAACTTGTTTGGAAAAAGTGTACGAGAATGGGAATCTGCTATCAGACAATATAAGAGAATTCCTAATAATCAAATCCTAGAGATACTTAGAGTAAGCTTTGATGCTTTGGGAGAAGAAGAGAAGAGTGTTTTTCTTGACATTGCTTGTTGCTTCAAAGGGTATAAATTGTCAGAGGTTGAAGAGAAACTTCGTGCTCTTTATGATAACTGCATGAAATACCATATTGGGGTGTTAGTTGAAAACTCTCTCATAAAGATTACTCATGATGATAGAGTTACATTTCATGATTTGATTGAGGACATAGGTAAAAAAATTGACCGTCAGCAATCACCACCAGAGCCAGGGAAGCGCAGGAGATTATGGTTACAAGAAGATATAATTCAAGTTTTAAAGCACAACTCG GGAACTAGTGAAATCAAAATTATCTGTCTGGATTTCCCCATATCCGACAACCAAGAAGTAGTAGAATGGGATGAAAACGCTTTCATGGTGATGAAAAGCCTTAAAATACTTATTGTTAGAAATGGTAACTTTTCCCCATATCCAAATTATCTACCTGAAAGTTTGAGTGTACTGGAATGGCGAGCATAG